One part of the Dyadobacter sp. 676 genome encodes these proteins:
- a CDS encoding FtsX-like permease family protein yields MFKFFLRIAARRLWQGRLYACINVAGMAIGTCCMLFALLYTIDERGFDRFHQTNPYLYRITSTYHDHGETTTSGGTGQVQGPAFKAQIPELMHYTRVMGGEIYGDVRYGHRAFRLQLLFVDSSFFNVFSFKMLHGSARNALQDVGSVVITKRTALKFFNRTDVLGEMLHIDADPSAMRLGKPLVIAGVTEDPPANSSIQFDILFPFGFMKLSFDDASWLNAYLGTFVVLRPDADPGLVIRKFNQIASSLSQKQRKDHPQASPITYSLQKMTDIHLNGHEIPDQHGESGIVNTGKLAYSYIFTSMAGFILLIASINFVNLQVALSMKRAREIGIRKATGSGAKTILVQLLGESALVIGLAMAVAFLLVFALLPSFNYLAQKQIPFHRIWDPALLGWTLCIFPGNILCAAFYPAWLLSRLNPVETLNSNAPLAGKNPVGNFLMVFQFATAILLGISTLVYYRQMHFIRSKNLGYNPDQIVKIDIAGNRDANLVHNRFVNELAGDPAFRTISLTGEFGNRDVAVNGRKVLTNVRTIDTCYLPMLEMKLIQGRNFSPAFTSDEEFGVLVNQAFVKEAGIYQPVGKTIIPDDHFGKKGLTIVGVVGDFHFNSLKERIGPMIMPMSTYYGGGALWIKIAQNRESYAIEKLEKTFKSILPDAVFSYTFLHDSNASAYATELRWQQIITRITLVSVIICSLGLFGLAHLAIAQRRRETGIRIILGATGYDIAFVFFRKFIPIIVLAALIATIAGNSLMRMWLGEFAYHTDIPWWAFACPGTGAFGLALLTVAAQAMQAAAVNPVTVLRSE; encoded by the coding sequence ATGTTTAAATTCTTTCTTAGAATCGCAGCGCGTCGGCTCTGGCAGGGCAGGCTGTATGCATGTATCAACGTCGCCGGAATGGCCATCGGAACGTGCTGCATGCTTTTTGCACTACTTTACACCATCGATGAGCGAGGTTTCGACCGCTTCCATCAAACCAACCCTTATCTCTATCGCATTACCAGCACCTACCACGACCACGGCGAGACCACCACCAGCGGCGGGACGGGGCAGGTACAAGGCCCGGCTTTTAAGGCTCAAATACCCGAACTCATGCATTATACACGCGTTATGGGCGGGGAAATTTACGGCGACGTTCGTTACGGACACCGCGCTTTCAGATTGCAGCTACTGTTCGTCGACAGCTCCTTTTTCAATGTCTTTTCTTTCAAAATGCTCCATGGCAGCGCTCGAAATGCGTTGCAGGACGTCGGCTCGGTGGTGATTACCAAACGCACCGCCCTTAAATTCTTCAACCGCACCGATGTACTCGGCGAAATGCTGCACATAGATGCCGACCCGTCGGCTATGCGCCTGGGAAAGCCGCTGGTCATCGCCGGCGTAACGGAAGACCCGCCGGCCAATTCTTCCATTCAATTCGATATCCTCTTCCCGTTCGGTTTCATGAAGCTGTCGTTCGACGACGCCAGCTGGCTGAATGCCTATCTCGGGACGTTCGTCGTGTTGCGGCCCGACGCCGATCCCGGGCTCGTGATCCGAAAGTTCAACCAGATTGCTTCATCACTGTCGCAAAAGCAGCGAAAAGACCATCCCCAAGCCTCCCCCATTACCTATAGTCTTCAGAAAATGACCGACATTCACCTGAATGGTCATGAAATCCCCGACCAGCATGGGGAATCGGGAATAGTGAATACCGGCAAGCTGGCTTACTCCTACATTTTCACATCGATGGCCGGGTTCATTTTACTAATAGCCAGCATCAACTTTGTCAACTTGCAGGTAGCCCTGTCCATGAAAAGGGCCAGGGAAATCGGTATCCGCAAGGCCACGGGAAGCGGAGCCAAAACCATTCTTGTACAGTTGCTGGGAGAATCGGCATTGGTGATCGGGCTGGCGATGGCTGTTGCATTCCTGTTGGTGTTCGCCCTCTTACCATCGTTCAATTACCTGGCCCAGAAACAAATACCATTTCACCGGATTTGGGACCCTGCACTGCTCGGCTGGACATTATGCATATTTCCGGGCAACATCCTCTGCGCCGCGTTCTACCCTGCATGGCTGCTATCCAGGCTGAACCCGGTGGAAACATTAAATAGCAACGCCCCGCTGGCAGGTAAAAACCCGGTGGGCAATTTCCTGATGGTATTCCAGTTCGCCACGGCTATCCTGCTCGGCATTTCGACCCTGGTATATTACCGACAAATGCATTTTATCCGGTCCAAAAACCTTGGTTATAACCCTGATCAAATCGTCAAAATCGACATTGCCGGCAACAGGGATGCCAATCTGGTCCACAACCGGTTTGTAAATGAACTGGCAGGCGATCCCGCATTCCGGACGATTTCGCTAACGGGGGAATTCGGCAACCGCGATGTGGCGGTGAACGGCCGGAAAGTCCTCACGAATGTTCGGACGATTGATACCTGTTACCTGCCGATGCTGGAAATGAAGTTGATTCAGGGCCGCAACTTTTCGCCGGCCTTTACTTCCGATGAAGAATTCGGTGTATTGGTTAACCAGGCTTTTGTCAAGGAGGCGGGTATTTACCAACCGGTTGGCAAAACAATAATACCCGACGATCATTTCGGTAAAAAAGGACTCACCATTGTAGGAGTGGTCGGGGATTTTCATTTCAACTCGCTGAAAGAACGCATCGGACCTATGATCATGCCGATGAGCACCTATTACGGCGGTGGTGCTTTATGGATTAAAATCGCGCAAAACAGGGAAAGCTATGCCATTGAAAAACTGGAAAAAACCTTCAAAAGCATATTACCGGACGCGGTGTTCAGCTACACATTTCTCCACGATTCCAATGCCAGCGCCTATGCAACCGAGCTGCGCTGGCAGCAAATTATCACGCGGATTACCCTGGTTTCGGTAATTATTTGTAGCCTGGGGCTATTCGGCCTGGCACACCTGGCTATTGCGCAACGCAGGCGCGAAACGGGCATCAGGATCATACTCGGGGCTACCGGCTATGATATTGCCTTTGTTTTTTTCCGCAAATTTATCCCGATCATCGTCCTGGCTGCCCTGATAGCCACTATCGCCGGGAACTCCCTGATGCGTATGTGGCTCGGTGAGTTCGCCTACCATACCGACATTCCCTGGTGGGCATTCGCATGTCCCGGCACAGGGGCGTTCGGACTGGCGTTGCTTACCGTCGCGGCCCAGGCAATGCAGGCGGCCGCGGTAAATCCGGTCACGGTTTTGCGATCGGAATAA
- a CDS encoding ABC transporter ATP-binding protein: MIQLEKISKFYPAGFGKTYVLRHIDLNIKEGEFVSIMGPSGSGKSTLLHILGLLEEPSEGEYLFLDEPVQKLSEKKRTELHRHHIGFVFQAYHLIDELTVYENIETPLLYKGTSSSERKSRVAELLDRFNMVAKKDLFPHQLSGGQQQLVGVARAIVHNPKVIFADEPTGNLHSEQAIEIMELFQKLNQEDKVTIVQVTHSETNAAYGNRIVRLKDGWLA; this comes from the coding sequence ATGATCCAGTTAGAAAAGATATCCAAATTTTACCCGGCAGGTTTTGGCAAAACATACGTGTTACGCCACATTGATTTGAACATTAAAGAAGGTGAATTCGTGTCGATCATGGGCCCGTCGGGCTCCGGCAAATCCACCCTGTTACATATACTCGGATTGCTCGAAGAACCATCGGAAGGCGAATACCTTTTCCTCGACGAGCCGGTTCAGAAACTGTCCGAAAAGAAACGCACCGAATTGCACCGCCATCACATCGGTTTTGTGTTCCAGGCCTATCACCTGATCGACGAGCTGACGGTTTACGAAAACATCGAAACGCCGCTTTTGTACAAAGGCACCTCGTCGTCGGAACGTAAGAGCCGTGTTGCCGAGCTGCTCGACCGCTTCAATATGGTTGCCAAAAAGGACCTGTTCCCGCACCAGCTTTCGGGCGGCCAGCAGCAACTCGTAGGTGTGGCGCGGGCAATTGTTCACAATCCCAAAGTGATTTTCGCCGACGAACCGACCGGCAACCTGCATTCGGAGCAGGCGATCGAGATCATGGAATTATTTCAGAAACTTAACCAGGAAGACAAAGTCACCATCGTCCAGGTAACCCATTCGGAAACCAATGCGGCTTACGGCAACCGGATCGTGCGGTTGAAGGACGGATGGCTGGCGTGA
- a CDS encoding TolC family protein has product MKRFILLFCLLPLLGQAQTKLSLADCVDLLAKNNLIYQQGTLQAEAAQAQLRQTRSQIFPQIYISADQSLNLGRSIDQYTNTYIDQFYTYNALSTGFQMPVFQGGKLANQTRQGTLLKESAMENRTAVLNQQTILLMQGYVNVLATKALLEAADQQVASSQQQVDKVQKQVDAGTAGNNLLAEIKAQLANDKYLQVTALSNYRTARLALFQRMNITPDDNVEFEPLLPKENLVPAASGATELYENAIKTFPEIRSAELSRQSYKYLVKSIKALNYPSLNLSTNVRAFYASTNDNLDYFKQLNATRNGYINLGLNIPIMGRWVTRPRVELAKVQERQAQNTLDIANQQLRQSIEAAVLNLNTMADKYAAAEGQVESLGAAFTVVESKFNAGVASIFEYTLSKAKLAQAQGTAIQAKYDYLMQQRLLQYYRQGNWQGVF; this is encoded by the coding sequence ATGAAACGCTTTATTTTACTTTTCTGCTTACTTCCTCTGCTTGGGCAGGCGCAAACGAAACTGAGCCTCGCCGACTGCGTCGACCTGCTGGCCAAAAATAACCTCATTTATCAGCAAGGTACGTTACAGGCAGAAGCCGCACAGGCACAATTACGGCAGACAAGGTCACAGATTTTCCCGCAAATCTATATTTCCGCCGACCAAAGCCTGAATCTCGGCCGTAGCATCGACCAGTACACAAACACGTATATAGACCAGTTTTACACCTATAACGCGCTCAGTACCGGTTTTCAAATGCCGGTATTTCAGGGAGGAAAACTGGCAAACCAAACGCGCCAGGGCACATTGCTGAAAGAATCGGCCATGGAAAACCGGACAGCCGTACTGAACCAGCAAACCATTCTCCTTATGCAGGGATACGTGAATGTGCTCGCCACCAAGGCGTTGCTGGAAGCCGCCGACCAGCAGGTGGCATCATCCCAGCAGCAGGTCGACAAAGTACAGAAGCAGGTGGACGCCGGAACCGCGGGAAACAACCTTCTGGCAGAAATTAAAGCACAGCTTGCGAACGACAAATATTTGCAGGTAACCGCGCTGAGCAATTATCGTACGGCGCGCCTCGCATTATTTCAACGGATGAATATCACGCCGGACGACAATGTAGAATTCGAACCGCTACTGCCCAAAGAGAACCTTGTACCCGCGGCGTCCGGCGCGACGGAACTGTATGAAAACGCGATCAAAACATTTCCGGAAATCCGCAGCGCCGAACTTAGCCGCCAGAGCTACAAATACCTCGTCAAATCGATCAAGGCATTAAACTATCCGTCGCTGAACCTGAGCACAAATGTTCGGGCTTTCTACGCGTCCACCAACGATAACCTCGACTATTTCAAACAGTTGAATGCTACGCGTAACGGCTATATCAACCTCGGTCTCAACATTCCCATTATGGGCCGGTGGGTAACACGGCCGCGAGTCGAGCTCGCCAAGGTCCAGGAACGCCAGGCACAAAACACGCTCGATATCGCCAACCAGCAACTCCGGCAGTCCATCGAAGCCGCCGTGCTGAATCTGAACACCATGGCCGACAAATATGCCGCCGCCGAAGGTCAGGTAGAATCGCTGGGAGCAGCATTCACGGTGGTGGAAAGTAAGTTCAATGCAGGGGTAGCGAGCATTTTCGAATACACGCTTTCCAAAGCAAAACTCGCACAGGCACAAGGCACGGCCATTCAGGCAAAATATGATTACCTGATGCAGCAGAGATTATTACAATATTACCGCCAGGGGAACTGGCAGGGGGTGTTTTAG
- a CDS encoding GDSL-type esterase/lipase family protein, producing the protein MKKHLLIVLFAAFSACHKPQTTNLAGPWEPDYPVDRSENAILEFEKKDAEHMPAPGGIVFTGSSSFTKWQDAAKDLAPLPVINRGFGGSTLPEVIHYADRTITKYKPKTVVIYCENDMFGKKPKSPEQVRDAYVTLVKKLREKLPDVQIYGVSLKPSPSRWAKREDVIKANKLIRDYIKHDRNHHYIDVWPVMIKDGRPDGAIFVSDSLHMNEEGYKRWTKLFRPILEKSV; encoded by the coding sequence ATGAAAAAACACCTTCTGATTGTCCTCTTCGCTGCGTTCAGCGCTTGCCATAAACCACAAACGACGAACCTCGCCGGTCCGTGGGAGCCCGATTATCCGGTGGACCGTTCGGAAAATGCCATCCTGGAATTCGAGAAAAAGGACGCAGAACATATGCCGGCACCGGGCGGGATAGTTTTCACCGGTAGCTCTTCATTTACCAAATGGCAAGACGCCGCCAAAGATCTGGCGCCGCTGCCGGTTATCAACCGTGGTTTCGGTGGCTCCACCCTGCCTGAAGTAATCCATTATGCCGATCGTACGATCACCAAATACAAGCCGAAAACAGTCGTGATTTATTGCGAAAATGACATGTTCGGCAAAAAACCGAAGTCGCCCGAACAGGTGCGCGATGCGTACGTGACGCTCGTGAAGAAACTACGGGAGAAGCTGCCGGATGTGCAGATTTACGGCGTGTCGCTGAAACCGTCACCCTCGCGCTGGGCAAAGCGGGAGGATGTGATCAAGGCCAACAAATTGATCCGGGACTATATTAAACACGACAGGAACCACCATTACATCGACGTGTGGCCGGTGATGATCAAAGACGGCCGCCCCGACGGCGCTATCTTCGTGAGCGACAGCCTCCACATGAATGAAGAAGGCTACAAAAGATGGACTAAACTGTTCCGTCCGATCCTGGAAAAATCGGTGTAA